One genomic window of Candidatus Trichorickettsia mobilis includes the following:
- a CDS encoding anhydro-N-acetylmuramic acid kinase: MLAIGLMSGTALDGVDAALIETDGEYYFKRIANFHLFYPAEFQARLKLLIETKSDWLELEHELTIYHINCVLALLDRERIPANQVAVIGFHGQTIYHNPAQGITWQIGNPHLLAQRTKINVVSDFRRRDIACAGQGAPLVPIFHQCLMQNEVKPVVVLNIGGVANITYIEESVLLAFDTGPGNALINDAMLRYYNELYDEDGITAKNGVAQQQIVSSLLEDKFFAELPPKSLDRNYFSKNEQLFNHLDPADIIATLTKFTVSSIVVGLKQMPTVPEKIYVCGGGVHNSTILSGLRAEIGDIVFNIKTLGLDADFIEAQAFAYLAVRNLKQLPSTFPSTTAVNQETLSGVLFLV, translated from the coding sequence TTGTTAGCTATAGGATTAATGAGTGGTACAGCTCTAGATGGTGTGGATGCCGCTTTAATAGAAACTGATGGAGAATATTATTTTAAACGCATTGCAAATTTTCATCTTTTTTATCCTGCTGAATTCCAAGCACGCTTGAAGCTATTAATTGAAACTAAAAGTGACTGGTTGGAATTGGAGCATGAGCTTACCATTTATCATATTAATTGTGTTTTGGCGCTATTAGATAGGGAGCGGATACCAGCCAATCAAGTAGCGGTAATTGGGTTTCATGGGCAAACAATATATCATAATCCGGCTCAGGGAATTACTTGGCAGATAGGTAATCCCCATTTGTTAGCTCAGCGTACTAAAATTAATGTGGTTAGTGATTTTAGGAGACGAGACATCGCCTGTGCAGGACAAGGAGCACCACTGGTTCCTATATTTCATCAATGTTTAATGCAAAATGAAGTAAAGCCGGTGGTAGTATTAAATATAGGTGGGGTAGCAAATATAACTTATATTGAAGAATCTGTGTTACTTGCGTTTGATACTGGTCCAGGTAACGCTTTGATCAACGATGCGATGCTAAGATATTATAATGAGTTATATGATGAAGATGGCATAACTGCAAAAAATGGTGTAGCGCAACAACAGATAGTTTCTAGCTTGTTAGAGGATAAGTTTTTTGCTGAGCTTCCGCCTAAATCTCTGGATAGAAATTATTTTAGCAAAAACGAACAATTATTTAATCACCTTGATCCTGCAGATATTATTGCTACTTTAACAAAATTTACGGTATCTTCTATAGTTGTTGGGTTAAAGCAAATGCCAACAGTACCAGAGAAGATATATGTTTGTGGTGGAGGGGTGCATAATAGCACTATCCTATCAGGTTTGCGAGCAGAGATTGGCGATATAGTTTTTAATATTAAAACTCTTGGTCTGGACGCAGACTTTATTGAAGCCCAGGCTTTTGCCTACCTTGCGGTTCGTAATTTAAAGCAATTGCCTAGCACTTTTCCTTCAACTACTGCGGTTAATCAAGAAACACTTTCTGGCGTTTTGTTTCTTGTATAG
- a CDS encoding portal protein — protein sequence MNLKECYFEEDKFGFVNSMYRLFIIPVQTAANKWPEFAPFREKLAKIPDERLEILHVVLPNSDKNKTGKHTYTSEYIYLSEAKIITESGYSYFPFLVTRWIKEEGEAYGYAPAHHVLPDIKLLNSLRQITLKVAQKQLDPPLLVPKDGYYLPLYTTPGSVNFYRNGMADKIIS from the coding sequence ATCAACTTAAAAGAATGTTATTTTGAAGAAGACAAGTTTGGCTTTGTCAATTCCATGTATCGGCTGTTTATAATACCCGTACAAACTGCAGCTAATAAATGGCCTGAATTTGCTCCGTTTAGAGAAAAACTAGCCAAAATTCCAGATGAACGGCTAGAAATACTGCATGTAGTGCTGCCTAATAGCGACAAGAACAAAACTGGCAAACATACTTATACTTCAGAATATATTTATCTTAGTGAAGCAAAAATAATCACTGAATCAGGATATTCCTATTTCCCGTTTTTGGTTACGCGCTGGATCAAAGAAGAAGGTGAAGCCTATGGCTATGCTCCTGCGCACCATGTATTACCAGATATTAAGTTACTTAATAGTTTACGACAAATAACTCTCAAAGTAGCACAGAAACAATTAGACCCACCGTTATTAGTACCGAAAGACGGCTACTATCTACCACTATATACTACTCCCGGCAGTGTCAATTTTTACCGCAATGGCATGGCTGATAAAATAATCTCATAA
- the htpG gene encoding molecular chaperone HtpG: MSQEKKKFDAEVGKVLHLMIHSLYTNKEIFMRELISNASDACDKLRYLSQLDHSLIADDSNFKITVKVDKDKRTITIRDNGIGMNKSDLIENLGTIARSGTQMFAEQLSGDVKKDNLLIGQFGVGFYSAFMIADAISVTSKKAGEQQAYVWHSDGAGEYTVAEAELEFLRGTEIVIQVKAQEDTYLDHFRLKHIIKSYSDHITVPVYFVYAQNNEVQVNSCSALWTRPKSEITKEQYQELYKSLSYAADEPWLIMHNKNEGAAEFTNLLFIPSSKTFDLFHPDRRRRVKLYIKRVFISDENIDLIPHYLRFLRGVVDSEDLPLNINRETLQHNAIIEKIKSAITKRVINELKKKKEEAPEEYLNFWTNFGGVLKEGLCEAMADHDKLLEVCIFKSYQLDKMISLDEYISRCNPEQKTIYYLSGDDSVKLRSSPQIEGFISRGIDVLLFTDTVDDFWVNVNSKYKDYEIKSVTRADINLETPEAQEKTSNTNDEDNVEVTEDYQQLIQYFKQILGDLVRDVKISRKLTASPACLAIGDGAMDIRMERFLIEQKQLVTTTAKILELNPKHQILEKINQDVLSDKNNYDNEELVRLIFDQACIIEGEPVNDVGEFAKRLNNVLQRVIIL; this comes from the coding sequence GCTGATGATAGTAATTTTAAAATTACAGTCAAAGTTGATAAGGATAAACGTACTATTACCATACGTGATAATGGTATTGGAATGAATAAATCAGATTTAATCGAAAATCTTGGTACTATTGCTCGTTCAGGAACACAAATGTTTGCTGAACAATTATCCGGTGACGTTAAAAAAGATAATTTATTAATTGGACAATTTGGAGTTGGTTTTTACTCTGCTTTTATGATAGCGGACGCTATTAGTGTCACTTCAAAAAAAGCTGGAGAGCAACAGGCTTATGTTTGGCATTCAGATGGAGCAGGGGAGTATACTGTTGCTGAAGCTGAATTGGAATTTTTGCGCGGTACTGAGATAGTGATTCAGGTTAAAGCTCAGGAAGATACTTATCTTGATCATTTTCGATTAAAACATATCATTAAGAGTTATTCCGATCACATCACTGTTCCAGTATATTTTGTTTATGCACAAAACAATGAGGTGCAGGTCAATTCTTGTTCTGCTTTGTGGACAAGGCCTAAGTCAGAAATTACCAAAGAGCAATATCAGGAATTGTATAAAAGCCTGTCATATGCAGCTGATGAGCCATGGTTGATTATGCATAATAAGAATGAGGGGGCTGCTGAGTTTACTAATTTATTATTTATTCCATCGAGTAAGACTTTTGATTTATTTCATCCTGATCGTAGGCGCCGAGTAAAATTATATATTAAACGGGTGTTTATTTCGGATGAAAATATTGATTTGATTCCACATTATCTCAGATTTTTACGTGGTGTAGTTGATTCAGAAGATTTGCCACTTAATATTAATCGTGAAACATTGCAGCATAATGCGATAATTGAGAAAATAAAATCAGCAATCACTAAACGAGTAATCAATGAATTGAAGAAGAAAAAAGAGGAAGCTCCGGAAGAGTACCTCAATTTTTGGACAAATTTTGGTGGAGTATTAAAAGAAGGCTTATGTGAAGCAATGGCTGATCATGATAAGTTGCTGGAAGTTTGCATATTTAAAAGTTATCAACTTGATAAAATGATTAGTCTGGATGAGTATATCAGCCGCTGTAATCCAGAGCAAAAAACTATCTATTACTTAAGTGGAGATGATTCGGTTAAATTACGTTCCAGTCCACAAATTGAAGGATTTATCAGTCGAGGTATAGATGTATTATTATTTACCGATACTGTTGATGATTTTTGGGTAAATGTAAATAGTAAATATAAAGACTATGAGATAAAATCAGTTACAAGAGCAGATATTAATTTGGAAACGCCGGAAGCTCAGGAAAAAACATCAAACACTAATGACGAAGATAATGTTGAAGTTACAGAAGATTATCAGCAGCTGATCCAATATTTTAAGCAGATATTAGGAGACTTGGTGCGTGATGTAAAAATTTCACGAAAACTAACAGCAAGTCCTGCCTGTCTTGCTATTGGGGATGGGGCAATGGATATACGGATGGAACGGTTTTTAATAGAGCAGAAACAACTGGTGACAACAACTGCAAAAATACTGGAACTTAATCCTAAGCATCAAATTCTTGAGAAAATAAATCAAGATGTGTTGTCTGATAAAAATAATTATGATAATGAGGAATTAGTTAGGTTGATTTTTGATCAAGCTTGTATTATTGAAGGTGAACCGGTGAACGATGTTGGAGAATTCGCCAAGCGGCTAAATAATGTACTACAGCGAGTAATTATATTATGA